The following proteins are encoded in a genomic region of Streptococcus sp. 29892:
- a CDS encoding DUF4176 domain-containing protein, which produces MQTIGSIVYLKEGGQKMMILNRGAIVDLGEGQVYFDYSACAYPVGFSPEKIFYFNEENIDKVIFEGYQDEDEERFRELYDNWFKQNGGKLEKGTVRKPI; this is translated from the coding sequence ATGCAAACAATTGGCAGTATTGTCTACTTGAAAGAAGGTGGACAAAAAATGATGATATTAAATCGTGGAGCAATAGTTGATCTAGGTGAAGGACAGGTGTACTTTGATTACTCTGCTTGTGCGTATCCAGTGGGGTTCAGTCCGGAAAAAATTTTTTATTTTAACGAAGAGAATATTGATAAAGTTATTTTCGAAGGATACCAAGATGAGGATGAGGAGAGATTTAGAGAGCTTTATGATAATTGGTTTAAGCAAAATGGAGGGAAGCTTGAAAAAGGGACGGTTAGAAAGCCAATCTAA
- a CDS encoding DUF443 family protein, which yields MKEPEQNYIITKVGNLRYRQLQVGSDYYLLDLDTHIWTWLIPTSVWWFPMRVYRLKGPKFFVSKKQPQISPYLVSSLVAIFFTRFSLVYTNYNQFIAGSIMLGVCVLLFLARLLWSKKQAVEFTEVKIVRIEFSKSSRRNYFKRMVFPILFLFTILFVGAYYFLIGELLGIVVVFILFLMLLNSSGASMAPDDIEMITFI from the coding sequence TTGAAGGAACCAGAACAAAACTACATTATCACAAAAGTAGGAAACCTACGCTACCGTCAGTTACAAGTGGGAAGTGATTATTATCTTTTAGACTTGGACACACATATTTGGACTTGGTTGATTCCGACAAGTGTGTGGTGGTTTCCTATGAGAGTTTATCGATTAAAAGGACCAAAATTTTTTGTGAGCAAGAAACAGCCACAAATTTCGCCATATTTGGTTTCATCGCTAGTCGCTATCTTTTTCACACGTTTTTCTTTGGTATATACCAATTATAACCAATTTATCGCAGGTTCAATTATGCTAGGAGTGTGCGTACTGTTATTTTTAGCCAGGCTGTTGTGGAGTAAGAAGCAAGCAGTGGAATTTACCGAAGTGAAGATTGTTCGTATAGAATTTTCTAAGTCTTCAAGACGAAACTACTTTAAAAGGATGGTATTTCCAATATTGTTTTTATTCACAATACTATTTGTAGGTGCTTATTATTTTTTAATAGGAGAGCTCCTTGGTATTGTTGTTGTATTTATACTATTTTTGATGCTATTAAATTCAAGCGGTGCTTCAATGGCGCCTGATGATATAGAGATGATAACATTTATATAA
- a CDS encoding DUF443 family protein: MSEKINIENSNYIRHKILVYKGKRYLIDLDDSLLYCFFPSLIWIRPIVIYEIDSDNEFRKKSALSKKGWFGLTIIIASLTSALFTRLLPENFYEVVYIDNVRITIGLMVLLHVVAFSLKCFQRQKDAKVGKNRKMVQFRYNQAVIRSYYLQRLFGFVILFTIYGYFLHWFITKGNLLVGVLIALGTIFYYFLNNIIVPIKPIDEIVFLKE, from the coding sequence TTGAGTGAAAAGATTAATATTGAAAATAGTAATTATATACGGCACAAGATACTGGTTTATAAAGGTAAAAGATACTTGATTGATTTAGATGATAGTTTGTTATATTGTTTTTTTCCATCTTTAATTTGGATAAGACCGATTGTTATCTATGAAATTGATTCAGATAATGAATTTAGAAAAAAGTCAGCGTTATCCAAAAAGGGATGGTTTGGATTGACCATTATAATTGCCTCCCTGACCTCTGCTCTTTTTACAAGACTTTTACCTGAAAACTTTTATGAAGTGGTATATATTGATAATGTGAGAATAACGATAGGGTTGATGGTCTTGCTACATGTCGTTGCTTTTTCTCTAAAGTGTTTTCAACGGCAGAAAGATGCTAAAGTGGGAAAGAATAGAAAAATGGTGCAATTTCGTTACAATCAAGCAGTAATTCGTTCATACTATTTACAACGTTTATTTGGATTTGTCATACTTTTTACAATTTACGGCTATTTTCTACATTGGTTTATCACAAAGGGGAACTTACTGGTAGGAGTCTTGATTGCTCTTGGAACAATTTTCTATTATTTTTTAAATAATATAATTGTTCCGATTAAGCCGATAGATGAAATAGTATTTTTAAAAGAGTAA